From Methylocystis sp. ATCC 49242, one genomic window encodes:
- a CDS encoding sulfatase-like hydrolase/transferase: MKKAYILLAAMTLVSPIITSSAPRAEQQTSKKPNILIIWGDDIGQFNVSAYNNGMMGYRTPNIDSIAREGAMFTDWYGQQSCTAGRAAFITGQSPIRTGLTKVGLPGAPEGMKKEDPTIAGLLKPLGYVTGQFGKNHLGDRDDMLPTNHGFDEFYGNLYHLNAEEEPENPDYPKNPDFKKKFGPRGVIHSFAGGKIEDTGPLTRKRMETVDEETTAAALGFMEKAVKEDKPFFIWWNSTRMHIFTHLKPASEGKSGLGVYADGMIEHDAMVGQLLAKLKELGIEDNTIVMYSTDNGAETFTWPDGGTTMFRGEKNTNWEGGYRVPTVIRWPGVIKPGTISNEIAAHEDMATTLLAAAGDPDIKSELLKGKRISGRNYKVHLDGYNLLPALKGEAEWPRKEFIYWTDDGSVAAMRYQNMKVTFLKQNAVGLKVWQTPFEELRAPLLTNLRMDPFERAEEENAVGYQRWYLDRMFMIAPAAGYVGQWLQSFKEFPPRQKPGSFNLDRVMEAVTRGAGAK; the protein is encoded by the coding sequence ATGAAGAAAGCGTATATATTACTGGCTGCTATGACGCTCGTCTCTCCAATCATTACATCATCGGCTCCTCGCGCCGAGCAACAAACGTCGAAAAAGCCCAACATTCTCATTATCTGGGGCGACGACATCGGCCAGTTCAACGTCAGCGCCTACAATAACGGCATGATGGGCTACCGGACGCCCAACATCGACAGCATCGCGCGGGAGGGCGCGATGTTCACCGACTGGTATGGCCAGCAGAGCTGCACCGCCGGCCGCGCCGCCTTCATCACCGGCCAGTCGCCAATTCGCACCGGCCTCACCAAGGTAGGCCTCCCCGGCGCGCCGGAGGGCATGAAGAAGGAAGACCCGACCATCGCCGGGCTCCTCAAGCCGCTTGGCTATGTGACAGGCCAGTTCGGCAAGAACCATCTCGGCGATCGCGACGACATGCTGCCCACGAACCACGGCTTCGACGAGTTCTACGGCAATCTCTATCACCTGAACGCCGAGGAAGAGCCGGAGAACCCGGATTATCCGAAAAATCCCGATTTCAAGAAGAAATTCGGCCCGCGCGGCGTCATTCACAGCTTCGCCGGCGGCAAGATCGAGGACACGGGTCCGCTGACCCGCAAGCGCATGGAGACGGTGGACGAGGAAACCACCGCTGCGGCGCTCGGCTTCATGGAGAAGGCCGTGAAGGAGGACAAGCCCTTCTTCATCTGGTGGAACTCGACCCGGATGCACATCTTCACGCATCTCAAGCCCGCATCCGAGGGCAAGAGCGGCCTCGGGGTCTATGCCGACGGCATGATCGAGCACGACGCGATGGTGGGACAATTGCTCGCCAAGCTGAAGGAGCTCGGAATCGAAGACAACACGATCGTGATGTATTCGACCGATAATGGTGCCGAGACCTTCACCTGGCCCGACGGCGGCACGACCATGTTCCGCGGCGAGAAGAATACGAACTGGGAAGGCGGCTATCGCGTTCCGACGGTCATCCGCTGGCCGGGCGTGATCAAGCCCGGCACGATCAGCAATGAGATCGCCGCCCATGAGGACATGGCGACGACGCTGCTTGCGGCGGCGGGGGACCCGGATATCAAATCCGAACTGCTGAAGGGCAAGCGCATCAGCGGCCGCAACTACAAGGTCCATCTCGACGGCTACAATCTGCTGCCGGCGCTGAAAGGCGAGGCGGAATGGCCGCGCAAGGAGTTCATCTACTGGACCGACGACGGCTCCGTCGCCGCAATGCGCTACCAGAACATGAAAGTGACATTCCTCAAGCAAAACGCGGTTGGCCTGAAGGTCTGGCAGACGCCCTTCGAGGAGTTGCGGGCGCCTTTGCTGACGAATCTGCGCATGGACCCGTTCGAGCGCGCGGAGGAGGAGAACGCGGTCGGCTACCAGCGATGGTATCTCGATCGCATGTTCATGATCGCGCCAGCGGCCGGATACGTCGGGCAATGGTTGCAAAGCTTCAAGGAGTTTCCGCCGCGCCAGAAGCCGGGCAGCTTCAACCTCGACCGCGTGATGGAAGCGGTTACACGCGGCGCGGGCGCCAAATAG
- a CDS encoding GNAT family N-acetyltransferase: MSEKNFGAVRDNPARSRFELEIDGAIALAEYRVDDGVMTFFHTETPPALQGRGAASKLIHEALLTARERGLKVRATCSFVIAYLKRHPEFADLAG; the protein is encoded by the coding sequence ATGAGCGAGAAGAATTTCGGCGCTGTGCGCGACAATCCCGCGCGTAGCCGCTTCGAACTTGAAATCGACGGGGCTATCGCTCTCGCGGAATATCGTGTCGACGACGGCGTGATGACCTTCTTTCACACCGAGACGCCTCCCGCCCTGCAGGGACGCGGCGCCGCATCGAAGCTGATCCATGAAGCGCTGCTGACGGCGCGCGAGCGCGGGCTGAAGGTCCGTGCGACGTGCTCCTTCGTGATTGCCTATCTGAAGCGGCACCCGGAGTTTGCGGATCTGGCGGGATGA